The following coding sequences lie in one Lolium perenne isolate Kyuss_39 chromosome 2, Kyuss_2.0, whole genome shotgun sequence genomic window:
- the LOC127336412 gene encoding uncharacterized protein: MAAPATNLRRSELCAAAVSAADAASWWCAVALVALVLVGALSAETADDGEVFRGPRLGGGAARPCDEVYLVGEDETLHSISDKCGDPFIVERNPHVHDPDDVFPGLVLALRPTKNT; encoded by the coding sequence ATGGCAGCGCCCGCGACGAACCTCCGGCGCTCGGAGCTGTGCGCGGCGGCGGTGTCGGCCGCCGACGCGGCGTCGTGGTGGTGCGCGGTGGCGCTCGTCGCGCTCGTGCTGGTGGGCGCGCTCAGCGCCGAGACCGCGGACGACGGCGAGGTGTTCCGTGGCCCgcggctcggcggcggcgcggcgcggccgtGCGACGAGGTGTACCTGGTCGGGGAAGACGAGACGCTGCACAGCATCAGCGACAAGTGCGGCGACCCGTTCATCGTGGAGCGGAACCCGCACGTGCACGACCCCGACGACGTCTTCCCGGGGCTCGTCCTCGCGCTCAGGCCTACCAAGAACACCTAG
- the LOC127329472 gene encoding uncharacterized protein, with product MVKLVRALDFPRSEVYYDIMEKMNFKVAYTLRAKRVERWIRTVKRDFLDATEIKVVGLDCNFADPRKGNQRAAVLQLSVVQYTLVFHIVHADEVPELLIDFLADKNIRFCGAVVHNDVYMLQTYEIIIPSAINLQQILQNPVP from the exons ATGGTCAAGCTCGTGCGCGCCCTCGACTTCCCTCGATCTGAAGTCTACTACGATATCATGGAGAAGATGAATTTCAAGGTCGCGTACACCCTTCGTGCGAAGAGGGTGGAGAGGTGGATCCGCACCGTCAAGAGGGATTTCCTCGACGCCACGGAAATCAAG GTCGTGGGCTTGGACTGCAACTTCGCCGACCCTCGCAAGGGTAACCAACGCGCCGCCGTCCTGCAACTCTCCGTCGTGCAATATACTTTGGTCTTCCATATTGTGCATGCCGATGAAGTGCCAGAACTTCTCATCGATTTCCTTGCGGACAAGAACATAAGATTTTGTGGTGCGGTAGTCCACAATGATGTGTATATGTTGCAGACCTACGAAATTATTATTCCGTCTGCGATCAACCTCCAGCAGATCCTCCAGAACCCCGTCCCATGA